The genomic segment GGCCCGTGGAAAGTCTTGCTGCTCTCATGAAGGAACGTcaagtctgagagagagagagagagagagagagagagagagcgagaaagagagagagagcattttttctctgtttttgcaGATTTCCCCCATGCATTCTCCATTGTTACACTACAGTTTGCCCAGGCTTGCTATGCTTCCACCTCGCTATTCTTCACAGTGCTTCCTagatgctttaccatgctgtcactgtgcttttactgcaggACACGTCCCGGTCCTGGGGGGGGTGTTTCAAACTGCAACGGGCTGCCTTACCTTTGAGGAGCAGCGGGGTGAAGGGGATGACAGGGGCCTTGAGGCTGGAGAGAAGGTCCCGATAGGACTTGTGATTTCGGGAGGGGTCCTAAActcagacagagagaggggggggggaggtcagagAACCCCAGGACAAAGTCACGCAGCAACACACTGAAAGAGACTCACCAGAAAGAACACTCTGACTATAAACCTGATCTTCTCAGTTTATTCTGCTTTCAGCGCATGGTAAACTTTAAGTAGGGgatggttcattctcttcactgtgcttcactgctCTTTACCGCACTCTGTCCCGGCAATACTGCTCCGCTCCGCTCGCTCTCACTCACCGAGATGCTCTCCAGCTGCTGGAACTGTTTCTTAAACTTGCCTGGCagcccctgagagagagagagagagagggagaggggagagggggagaggggggagagagagagagagggggagaagagtGGGGTTAGAGACACAATCACACCTTCCGTCTCCCCTGCATTGAAAGCTGGTGCTTGTATAGAAAGGAAGTTTAATGAACTGTAACGACCTCTTCAAATCAAGCAGAACTATTATCTTGATTAGCATGgcacaaatattgaaataaagtGCCCCCCGCCCCTCACCTCCCAGGTGTGACGCAGTCGGCTCACTGCCGGGTTGTTCAGCCCCAGAACCACAGAGAAGAAGGACAGCAGGTCCTGGTTCTGTTTGCACCTGACAGGAGACAGAGACGAGAGAAGTGAAGGGCTGTTAAGTCACGCAAAGCAACACAAAGTGGACCTGGACTGTGGTGAAACTAAGTAAGGGTGAAGTAAAGAGGAAAGGCAAGGATACCGATGTAAGAgaggtaaaaacaacaacatgaacGAGTAACAAAGTCAAACAGACCCCCTGCACCCGCCTGGCTTCTTTCTGCTACATGTTTGAGTGTTACTGtgaatgaaactgaaactgaaatgaaTATTATTTAACTGAACTGAACTAGACTGAGAAGTGAATTAGAGATGCAAAGTGAAGTGTTTCCACTCACAGTGCTGCGATCTTGATGAACTTGCGCAGCAGCTGCCCCCTCTTGGGCAGAGACTGGCACTGCAGGATCTCAGTGCCCACCCAGTGCTGGACCTCACTGCAGCGCTGCAGTACCAGCTCCAGATTAAGTGGGCGCCAGCGAGCCTCCTCTCCACGGAATACGTAGCGCACAAACTCCACCTGCAGCACAGGGAGGCAGagtgagacacagcacagagacacagaaacaAAGAGACGCAGCGATAAACAGACACATCACAGAGACAAAGAGACACAGCGATAaagagacacagcacagagacacgGCCAAGcttttcaaaactttatttaggaaCACGAAAAGAAAGCGTCGTGATAAACCCAATGACACcagtttcgactagaagtctttctctgaCCTCATGCACACAGCTGAAGAGCTCCCAGTCAAACGCTAGCAGCTGATTGGCCACCTCCTCGGCACTCATGTCGTGCAGCCTGCTGTCACCAGGGGACCAGTGGATCTCCTCTGGTAGGGGAACCTGGAGAGagggaacgagagagagagagggagggcagCGATTAGAAAAGTCTACCACAGTAGATTCTCAGTGTCCAGTGGTTTGATCTCTGCCCTCACTGATAGCTGGGTGTTGTGCCACTCATTCTGCTGTTATTGTGGTTTTCTCTGAATGAGATTCTCTccacctggctttgagctgctccGAGTTCAGATAGAGAACCTCAGTGCTGCCACCGGGAATCAAGCaactcccacaaaaaaaaaaacaaaaaaaacaaagaccttCTATAACTTTGCAGTGAATCTTGCAGTGTATGAGTATCtgtttgtgtgtatctgtgtgtgtgtgtgtgtgtgtttgtgtgtgtgagtatctGTGTGTGCATtcctgaggagaggagaggtttGTGCTCTCAGACGGACAGCacaagaggagagaggagagagagagagagagagagagagacagagcctTGACAAGTCATGACAAGAATGTAGACTTTTGAAAACTtgcttgaaaaacatgttttggcTGAGCGTCTTTGACCAAAGCAAATTCAATCGTTATCATTTGCTGATGCCTGAACGTGGCGACTCATACTCCACCTCAGTAAATCTGcttggtgcccccccccccccatggttatactctgcagtGACCCTGGTtgaccctggtttgccatgtctaTTCACACACTTTACCAGTTCAAGGGATCCTCACTCACCAGTGCTCCCAGTCGTGTGGGCTCGCAGGCGAACAGGTGAGTGTTCACTCCCAGTGTGGTGAACACTGAGTCTTCACTGGGGCGGAACACAGCCTTCTCTGAAACACAGGACAAGCAGAGAGACTCGATCACAAtatcactgaaacacacacacacagcaagcaggGACACTGCCAGTCACTCACACTATCACAGTGGCTGCATCGAAGCACGCTGAGAGTGTATTCCTCTTGCACTCTTCCTACAACAGCGCCTGACTCCACATGCTGGTCCTTATACAAAAGCCCCTCCCACTCGCATTTAAACCATGCCCTTGTCCACTTAAAGCCCCTCCCATTCCCTAAACCACTcccacacatttaaaacacaccccTCACACTTCAAGTCTCTGACCTAAACCACTCCCACTTCAAGACCCTCCCATTTCACCTAACCTCCCTCCCTCTAGTTAATGGATTACAGCTCCCGCTCCTTGACCGCCCCCCTTCCAGTATCGTGGCATGCTCACCCCCAGAAGAGGTGACTGCCACTAGCACCATCGCCTCCTGCTGGCCCTCCTGCTCCCCGCTGTACTGCAGCTTCTCTGAGACCAGAGCCAGGATCTCCTGCACGCTGGAGGACAGAGGACTGCGGATCGTCACGTAGGAGTGATCGGGGGTGTACACACGGCAGAAAACTGTTGGGGGGGGTGGGAGAGGTCAGGTTTAACGTGTCAACAGTTCAGTTATTTACACTCAATACTTGAAGCCTGGCAGACTGTTACCCTGTTTCTGTGTCCTTAATCCAGCCACCCTCTAATtctccttctccccctccctctccttctacCCCCCCACTCAGCCTTCCGCACTGCCCTACCTACAATGCCCTAGATTCAAAATATCAGAAATAACCTTTTCTTCTTTAAAACTGCACACACTCactgtgactctctctctcactctccccgtctcactctccctgtctctctctctccctgtctcgctctgcgtctctctctctcactctcgctctgtctctctctctcactctccccgtctcactctgtctctctcactctgtctctctctctcactcactctcactctccctgcctcgctctgtctctctctctcactctcactctgtctctctctctcactcactctcactctccctGCCTCGCTCCAGGTgactctctccccttctctcactctcactccaGGTGACTCACTCTCGTCGGAGCCCCGGAAGGCCTCTCTGGGTTGCAGGCAGGCGTCGACCCGACGGAAGTGTCTGAAGAGCGGCCGGACCGGCTTCTTACTGTCGCTCTCCTCCAGAGCCCTGCGGAGAGACACTCAGTCACCAACAAAATCAACAGTGTGTAGGGCAACGCACCCCGTCTCTGTCCCCACTCACTGGTCCTGTAGGAGCTCAGTCCAGTGCTGCAGTTTGAGAACCTCCTCCGCCAGCTCGGGGTACATAGCGAGATcctgcagtgcacacacacagagctcctgggagaggggagagaggagagagggggattCACGCATCTCAACTGAGAACCACTAGAACAAGGCATAGAGAGAGGCGAGGGAGAGTGCATCTGTGTGTCGCTTTGTGATTCTCtctgcgtcagtgtgtgtgtgtgtgtgtgtctctctctgtctctgtctctgtctctctgtctctctcaccttGGGGAAGACCTGTGATTTCTCCCCCTCCTCTTGCAGCAGGTCACGGTACGTCTGGAGGTATCGGAATGCCACGCTCAGCACGGCCTGCTTCCTGTCCACAGTGTCAAACCCATGCCAGCCCTCGTGGGACTTCCTGTCAGCGCGAAACCTGGAGGAGGGGTCAAGGAGCAaaccag from the Polyodon spathula isolate WHYD16114869_AA chromosome 28, ASM1765450v1, whole genome shotgun sequence genome contains:
- the LOC121301849 gene encoding rap guanine nucleotide exchange factor-like 1; translation: MPAGIKPLEKFLKKQTSALSRAGGFGDKGGSGGPRRRSSVSRVLPFFRDLSPESAQPPREVFSPDADEAPSWPPGSGAPAAAAAAAAAAASSPSSCSDSRSPSLSSDEQCSLETATAAAWGGPPLAPDTPENLVLALLDGVTGSKRQGGNSAEILLDDFMLTHPIFLSADKLQQVLLQEFRADRKSHEGWHGFDTVDRKQAVLSVAFRYLQTYRDLLQEEGEKSQVFPKELCVCALQDLAMYPELAEEVLKLQHWTELLQDQALEESDSKKPVRPLFRHFRRVDACLQPREAFRGSDEIFCRVYTPDHSYVTIRSPLSSSVQEILALVSEKLQYSGEQEGQQEAMVLVAVTSSGEKAVFRPSEDSVFTTLGVNTHLFACEPTRLGALVPLPEEIHWSPGDSRLHDMSAEEVANQLLAFDWELFSCVHEVEFVRYVFRGEEARWRPLNLELVLQRCSEVQHWVGTEILQCQSLPKRGQLLRKFIKIAALCKQNQDLLSFFSVVLGLNNPAVSRLRHTWEGLPGKFKKQFQQLESISDPSRNHKSYRDLLSSLKAPVIPFTPLLLKDLTFLHESSKTFHGPLVNFEKMHKVAEMIRTIRSYRSSPPNLDTDSSPSYLQTKAFVRQLQVIDNQNLLFNMSYKLEPKDT